CTGCCGATGGACGAACAGGGCCGCTTCCACGCCCGGCTTCCGGCCCAACCCTGACCGTATGGTACCCGCTCCGTTTAAGATCCGCCGCTGCGAGGCGCGCGATGTTGATCCCGCCTACGAGGTTTGTTTGCGCACCGGTGACGACGGCCAGGATGCCGCGCATCTGTTCGATGATCCCAGGGTGCTCGGTCACATTTTTGTCGGGCCCTACCTGAAACTGGAGCCGGAACTCGCGTTCGTGCTGGAGGATGACCACGGGGTGTGCGGCTACGCGCTTGGCGCGCTGGATTCCCGGAGATTTTACGACACCTACCTCACGCAATGGCTGCCGGAGATTCGCCGGCAGTACCCGGAGCCGGGCGGTGATCCAGCCCGGTGGACGCGGACACAAAAGGTCGTTTACGAATACCATCACCCGGACATCGTTTATCCCGAACCGTACGACGACTATCCCTCCCACCTGCACATTGACATTCTCCCGCGCGCGCAAGGCCGCGGCCTCGGAAATGAAATGATGCAGATTCTGCTGACTGCGTTGACGGCCAGGCGGTCGCCGGGGGTGCATCTCGCCATGGCCGCTGCAAATGTGCGAGCGGAACATTTTTACAAAAAACTGGGTTTTCACGAACTCCTGCGGGTAAAGGATGTATTGTATCTCGGGAAAAAACTGCCGTGAGATTACAATTCAAAGATGAAGAACTCCGCTCCTTGTTTGTCGGATGAGGTTTTTCCGTACCTGCGGCGCGACCCGCGTGTGCGAGCGAAGATTCGCGGAGACATTATCGGGCACATGGACTGCACTTCGAACCCTCCCGGTATGGTCCAGGGAATTGGAGTGATGGAAGAAGGAGACACACAATGAAGAGATGGCTGCTAACGCTGTTTATTGGCGCCATCCATGAGTGCTGCCCGGCGGACGCGTTTATCATTGCTCCCACGCCGCCCCCTGGACCCGGACCAGGACCGGCGTATACAGCAACATTTTTCCCGTTCTTTCTCCAGCAGATCCAACTGAACTCAATGCGCTACCAACAGGTTTACAACGCTTCCGTGTTCACGAACGTAGCCCCGGAGTGCATCTACATCACAACTCTGACGTTCATTCAGAGCTTCAACCAACAGGGGACCACGAAATTGACCATCACTAACATGCAGATCAACCTCTCCACCACACAGAGCGGAGCCGATAACCTGAGCACCAATTTCGCGGATAATGTAGGGTCAGACGACACAATCGTTTTCGGTCCAGGACGGCACGATTTCGATGACACCATGGGCGGGGGGCGATTTCTGATCTTGCTCGATCAGCCGTTTCGTTACAACCCGTCCTCCGGCAATCTGCTGCTGGACGTTCGCATCTTCAACGGAGCAGGGCCAGTCGTTACAAATCCGCTCGCGTCACCTGCGCTGCAGGCGTTCAACTCCCTGACCGATGAATCGTCAAGGGTATGGGCGACCAATGTCACGGATTCCGTCGCTTCGGGAGTGGATACGATGGGCCTGGACACGGTGATTCAATTTAGCGCAGTGCCTTCGTTGCAAATCCAAGTTGAGTCGGTATTCGGAACAAATCGGCAGGTGGTCAGATGGCCTGCTCAACCGAGTGTGTTCGTTCCTCAAACGTCGCCGCAGGTCGGAAGTAACGCCGTGTGGCAAACAATCACCAACGGCATTCTAGGCAGCCCTGACGGCCCAGATAGGGCGATTTATTTGCCCGTCCCGCCGCTGGGAACGTCTGGTTTCTACCGGCGCCTTTGGGAGTCTGGCAAGCCAGCGCAGCCCGTCGCCATTTCGGTCTTGCCCGAAGCAAGACGCGAGTCACCTCAAATAAAATAGCCACATATTCCTGCTCAATGCCTTGCTGCCAGCCCCGTAACATGAGCTTCCCTTTCAAATGCTTGCTGAATAATTCTCCCCAAGATACGCCCTGCGGATCAATGCCCGTTTCCAATCTGGCCCGGATTCCAAGGCGCGATTCTGCTCGTGGTCACTTTTCGTTTTTAGCGCCGAGATGCAACCCTGTCTTCGCCTCGGGAGCCGGATGATTCAACGCCGCATGAAATCCGGTCAAACGGCAGTTCTCGGCATCGACGGCGGAGGCACGCGCAGCCTGGCCGTGGCGGTGGACCTGGATGGACAAATCCTCGCTACTGCCAAAGCCGGTTCGTTGAATTTCTTTGGGGCAGGACTGGCGGAAGCGCAGCAAAACTTGAAGCGTCTAATCAGTTCCATTGATCGGCAACTCCCGACGAAAACCCGCGTCACGCGCGTCGTTGTCGGCTGCGCCGCCTTGTTCACCGATGCCACCGACGCGGAAAAACGGCGGTTGTGCGGTGGGATTGTGCCCGAGTCCAGAACGCGCGTGGTGAGCGATTGCCAGACCGCCTGGTTTGGCGCGACGCTGGGCAGGCCGGGCGTGGTCGTGGTCACGGGCACCGGGTCCATTGTTCTTACGCAAAGCCGGACCGGCGAACTGTGCCGCATCGGCGGCTGGGGCCACATCCTCGGCGATGAAGGCAGCGCTTACTGGATCGCCCTCGAATCCGTCAAAGCAGCGGTCCTCGCAACTGAACGGCGCGGTCCAAATACATCGTTGGCCCGTCATGTTTGCGATTGGTTTGGAGTCAACGAACTCGTGGAACTCATCCCTATCATCCATCAATCCGGCTTCGCCAAGGAAAAGTTCGCTGCGCTGAGTGGGTTCCTCGCTGACGGTCGTGCGCGACGCGACCTGGTTTTCCGGCGGATATGTCGTCGCGCGGGACAGGCGCTGGCCGGTCAAACGCTGGCGGCGGCGAAGGTCGCGGGTTTGAAAATAAAATCGTTGCCGGTTCATTTGGTGGGCAGTGTCGTGGAACGAAATTCCCTGGTTCGCAAAAGCTTGATCGCCGCGCTAGAAAAGGAACGGTCGGTTCGCGTGTGCCGGCCGGCGTTGTCCCCGGTGCTCGGCGCGGCGGCTCTGGCGTTGCGGGATGCCGGCATTGAGTTGTCGCCCATGCTGACGAAGCAGCTGGCGGCTTCCTACCGCAACGCGGCACGCGTCGAAGTCAGGAAATCATGAGCGCGTACGACTCCTATTACACCGAAGTTCAGAAGCAACTGGCGCAGGTTCACGCCGGGCAACGCAAGGCCCTTGAACAGGCGGCGGCGTGGCTGGGTGAGGCGCTGGTGAACGACCGATGGCTATACGCATTCGGCACCGGTCACTCGCACATGCTG
Above is a window of Candidatus Angelobacter sp. DNA encoding:
- a CDS encoding BadF/BadG/BcrA/BcrD ATPase family protein — translated: MKSGQTAVLGIDGGGTRSLAVAVDLDGQILATAKAGSLNFFGAGLAEAQQNLKRLISSIDRQLPTKTRVTRVVVGCAALFTDATDAEKRRLCGGIVPESRTRVVSDCQTAWFGATLGRPGVVVVTGTGSIVLTQSRTGELCRIGGWGHILGDEGSAYWIALESVKAAVLATERRGPNTSLARHVCDWFGVNELVELIPIIHQSGFAKEKFAALSGFLADGRARRDLVFRRICRRAGQALAGQTLAAAKVAGLKIKSLPVHLVGSVVERNSLVRKSLIAALEKERSVRVCRPALSPVLGAAALALRDAGIELSPMLTKQLAASYRNAARVEVRKS
- a CDS encoding GNAT family N-acetyltransferase, coding for CRWTNRAASTPGFRPNPDRMVPAPFKIRRCEARDVDPAYEVCLRTGDDGQDAAHLFDDPRVLGHIFVGPYLKLEPELAFVLEDDHGVCGYALGALDSRRFYDTYLTQWLPEIRRQYPEPGGDPARWTRTQKVVYEYHHPDIVYPEPYDDYPSHLHIDILPRAQGRGLGNEMMQILLTALTARRSPGVHLAMAAANVRAEHFYKKLGFHELLRVKDVLYLGKKLP